The Apium graveolens cultivar Ventura chromosome 10, ASM990537v1, whole genome shotgun sequence nucleotide sequence TCCGGGGaggaaaaaaaaacaaaaaaaataatttatcccAGAACGCCACTTCTTCTGGGGCTCTGGGGTTGAACCCCGGAGGAAGTGGCGTTCTGTGCCACTTTTGGAATAATCTGAATAGCTGTGCTAAAAAAATGAACTTTGAGTTCAAATATGCCAAAAATGTCAGGGAGCCTTCAAACTCATGTGTCACTTATGACTTATTGGCGTATTTGTGTTAGAATCCTTACCTCAACTTTGTTTCATCTTTCCAGGGATCACTTGATGCGTTAAATAAGCTTCTAAAGCAACCTGTTCCAGTCAATCGTTTTAGAGCCAAGTATCTCTTTGAACTCCTATTTTTGGTCATTGATTTGTAGTTATAATTAGCTCTGCTGTACCTATAAATACAGGAGCTTATTTGTATGTAAAATTATCAGAATTCTATTCAGCCTAACAAATCCCTCACAATCACGCTCTAAATCAGCCAATAAAGTCAGCTTAATACAGCTGTTATCTATCAGATTTACAGCTATTATCTATGCAAATATACAGTTGTTAATATACACTCAATCTGTTAGAGAAATAGTGACAATAATGCTATCAATAAAAACATTTAGCATTTTCGAATTCCTATTCCTACTCTGCCTTCTTCTCTTTGCGCAATTATATAGAAACTATGCAATACTTGCTACTATAAAGCAGAATGAAAATGATTTGAATCTCCAAACAACTTCAACTAGAAAACTAGAAAAGCAGCATAAACCGAAACAATAGAGGGATACCTTGGTTTGGGCTGTTTCGATATAGCGCGGCCGCCCTCAAAtccagcgcggccgccctgagTTTCTGAAAATTCTAATTTTTATTGTTTCCTTGACTTCAATTGCTGGTTTCTTTCGTGCTAACTTCCGAGTCTCCATCCTAACACCCTTTTAGCATAAAAACAATGTAAAATCTATTCTTTCTTCCAAATATACcttgaaatgcaaaacactacaacACATCAAAAATACAAATAACTTGATTACAAATCACTAATTTGAGCCTTtacgaagcgttctaagtggatataaattccacttatcactacactaatggataatataaagaATTTGGGAAAAAATATTACATGTTTGTATAATAAAAGTATAAAACATGATTTTTTTTCTCTCAAAACTTTTTAATACTAAACCCATCTTCGTCATATGAACAAATAACAAGCTTTGCTAGACAGTCACATTTAACTCCTCTTTCATTTTTGATGTTTTATTATCCAAATTTTCAGTATCATTTGACCCCGCTGTTAAACTTACAAAATACATTCTTGTCTTTATGCTGAACTTTTTTTCTCCAAGGACTTACATGAAAATCACACACTCGTCCTTTAATCTTTTATGAAATAGAATGTTGATCATTTATCAAAAAACATTTGGTTCAAAAATGGTTTTCTTTCAATAACGCATTCAGGATTATAATCATCTATTGACTCCCTAATGAGAATATCTGATTTCTCACATGAAACTAGTACGGTACCATTGTCGGCAATATGTTTTCTATAAGTTTAGAGCGGATTCTAGATAATTTACCATTAGCTAAACTTAGTATATGTATAATGCATGTGGTTCCTACTTCCTAGTACGAGAAACCGATCAAATCTGAGGTGTTTTCATATGCATCACCATGGAAAAAAGCTTTTAACGACTCCACATCTCTaatataattactaataattGGTTGAATAACTACATAAAAGAAATAAGAATAAAATTGTGTTCATTAACCCAGCAAAGCAAGAATCCAATCAAGTCAAATGATCACATCAAAAATTACAATGTACTCAACGAACATTAAAACATATCTTTATAATCCATGTTTAGAGGACTCATTTGCAAAAACTAAGATGTCTCGTGTTATAATAAATATTCTTTTTATGATATATGAGCACATTTTGACAACTGTTCTAAACACAATTTTTagataaataaatgaaaataagTTGAGGGTGTACAATAGAGACAACCATAATCATAGTGCTGGACAAATGTATTTAATATAGTGATGAGCTGAGACTTTCATGTCATTTTGTACAAAAATTCTGTAAATAATTTTGTACGCGTAGTATTACTAATAAATAACTCTAGTATTCGAAAttaaatattcaaaaatattattcaaATTACAATGTGACGATGATGCATGTGACGATGATGCATGTATATTCGTATGTGAAGCACTAATTAGCACGCCGTTGTGTATAAGAAGTCATGAACCAAGAAATCATATTGCCAAGAATAGAATAGATTTCAAGTATAAGCTTAAACGTATTAGCAATTCCTAGCTATGGAGCCGAACGTGTTGAAGGTGAATTTTTTGAGCAAATCCTATGTAAAGCCCAAAAAATCAATAGGAAGAAAAGTGTGTCAGCTTATTACATATGATCTTCCTTACTTATCCATCCAGTACCCACAGAAGATACTAATATACAGAGGGGTTCATTTGGAACACATGGTACAAAAACTCAAGGATGGCCTAAGTGTCGTTTTGCAAGATTTTTACCAACTTGCTGGGAATCTAGAGAGAGATGAAGACGGGGTTGTTAGGGTGGAATACGACGACGATTCGAACGGCGTGGAGCTGGTGGTGGCATCCTTGGAGGCCAGGACGGTTTCGGAAGTGATGGATGCTGAGAGTGCCAATGACTTGATAAATTTGGTGCCTTTAACTGGTGTTTACAATTTGGAGGGGTTCAATCGTCCTTTGCTGGCTATTCAGGTAACGCTTATTAATATAAGGGCTGTTAGAGAAACTGGTATTTTATCATCAGTAGTCCATTTATATAAAGTATTTTTAGTTATTCATATGAGTTATTGTTATTAAAGTTTTTTGCGCTAGTTAAACATACTCACACACCCATCTTGTTTTTGACAAGATTCAAACTCTCGACATCTCGTAAAAGTAGCCAGGGAGATAACGTTACAACAAGAGGtgttgattttttaaatattagtcGTAGTAACTTGGAGGTTGATTATATTCAAGGTTGTTAGTGAAGTTGTACGGGAACTGGTTTACTATCATTACTCATAAGCTTCTTCGTGAATTTTCGAGTTGTCGTTTATGATTCTGAGTCTTGAAACTTTGTTCAAACCTAGCTCATTTTCCCTATTTTTGATTACTTTCAATGCCTGAGATCAGATTTAACCTTGCTCTTCTTGAAGCGATTGTTTTCACAAACCTTTTATATCATTTGGCTGATTAAATCTGtttttaatctcatgaatatACCATCTGCAGCTCACAAAACTCAAGGATGGACTCGTACTAGGGTGTGCCTTCAACCATGGCGTCCTGGATGGTACTTCAGTTTGGCATTTCATGACTTCATGGGCCGACACGTGCAATCGGTCTCAGACCCTCTTGATCCCACCATTCCACAATCGCACAGCAGCCCGAAACATCCGTGTGCCATTCAAGTTTCAACCACCGAAGGCGGATCTACCACTGGTAAGAGACAAAATTTTTAAGTTTTCCAATTTGAAGATTGAAGAGATGAAGTCAATTGTCAACTCCAATCCACCCGAAACCTCAAACCCCGTCTCAACATTTCAAGTTCTTTCAAGTCATACCTGGCGTGCAATTACTCGAGCTCGCCAACTTAAGCCAGATGATCACTCTGTCTTGACTGTTTTTGCAGATATCCGGAAAAGGATAAATCCTCCCATGCCAAAATCCTACTTTGGAAACCTGATTCAAGCTGCATTTATTGTAAGTACAGTGGGCCTTCTGTTAACGCAGCCACCACTGTACAGTGCAAAATTGATTCAGAAAGCTATTGCCTTGACAGATGCTAAAGCAATTGATGAAACTGCCAAGTTGTTTGAGAAAAGCCCGAAAATTTTCAAGCTTGAGGATGCTGGCCCGAATAGCGTGTTAATGTCAAGCTCACCAAGGTTCAAGGTTTACAGTGTGGACTTTGGTTGGGGAAGGCCAGAGAGTGTGAGAAGTGGGATAAACAATCGATTTGATGGGATGGTGTTCTTGCATGAGGGCAAGAGTGGAGGTAAGAGCATTGATGTCGATATCAGTCTGCAGGCTAATACTATGAAGAAGCTAGAGGCAGATAGGGAGTTCCTTATGGAGCCTTAATAGTTTGATGAAAATCTGGTCCAGAATAAGAGTGACAAAATTGTAGCCATACCAAGTTCCCTATATATTATTTGTGCAAGCAAAGTATAAGTATCACAATAATTTATTGATGTAAAACAATATAAGCATGATATGAATGTATCAGTACGCGAGCTCCCTTTTCAGTTACCGATGATGTGTGTATTAAAAGAGGTAATTGGTATAATGAGTTGTACTTATTCATTGATATTGTTATGTATTTGtgaaaacaatctgcgattaatacaaataatcaaacaagtgtgtgcgtgagtaaacgaaatcaaacggaggaagaaaagatataaacagaagagagatcctcgagtccagttgaaactgtctccttaaagctatttcgcttctcaccgtatgtgcgagtcgatagcctcccaggataaaacgaggtagcggcggcgttacggataacgagcaccttcagcgagcttgaacgggcacgaaactatcaccgagagagagagatttgtgtttagagacgaatatgtttttggtgtgtctaaccctaacgccttagaggtgtttatataggtgtagatagacttgtgcgctactcttttccataattaaatatcattaattatggaatcggtgtaatacttgcaagctactctattccataaataatctgaaacagaatcagattgaatatatcaagacatacaccatatcaattaatctgaaacaaaatcaaattaatttatgccataatatttgagccaaattctaatggaaaataataatttccattattaagagaatatcatcatatctcacacatttTTTAGTCATAAtactcaaaaatatgacttaccaatatgggacttatacccatattttccaacaatcccccacatgggtgagattggtaatcttagtagcacacaccagacagacagacagacagacacggagtttgacttggtgatagtttcttcgatcagatatagcatacgataggtagagaatgctccttgaaccttcgctcgagtaagcataccgactttactggtagacagtagacgtgcttgtccttgaactgttcgaccgtttatgtaaacgatgatatacttatcactatatcgtttctgactcgttcagctctcatgagtatgtccattttggccatggaacatcgtcctggttctgcagaagtttctaaagaattgtgcctcgcaattctcctttgaagcggccccacttctctcccacataggtgatctttatcttatagagtaacccgcgtttactcaactgaattccatgcgttcactcctgagctccacgtattcatcaaagatcattaaaggctcaaagcttaacctcgtaccttacgggtctcactgtttcctcatcataggaacaggccaggggttacccccacagtgatttggtcatcatgatttagttgtcccattgaaccaagttcttgggatctccagtcagcaatggttgggtgtccaccatgatgccgttaagcaataggcttaaggcccatccctctcgatgatttctcaaccacttctcttgataaccctttggttagtggatccgcgatattatcctttgacggtatatagtcaatagtgataattccggttgagatcaattgtctaatggaactgtgtcgtcgtcgtatatgacgagactttccattatacatcgtgctctgtgctctgccaatagcggattgactatcacagtgaatccctattgcagttacaggctttggccatcttggaatatcctccagaaactgacgtagatattcagcctcttcggcgcatttatctagtgccacaaactcagcttccatcgtggaatgagttatcaccgtttgttttgaggatttccatgatattgccgctccagctaatgtaaacacatagccactcgtagacttaagtgctttcttgctagatatccaatttgcgtcagtatatccttctaatactgctgggtatctgccatagtgcagtccatagtctcgagttcccctcaagtaccttagtacccttataatcgctttccagtgatcagctcccggattactcgtaaacctactcaacttgctaattgagtatgcaatgtctggtcttgtacaactcatgaggtacatcagactaccaattatcctcgagtattccaattgggaaacagctacacctttgttcttggataggtgcaaagtcatatctacaggtgtcctagctttctcaaagtcatccttaagaaacttctcaaggatcttgtcaacataatgtggttgacttaatgcgagaccctctgatgttctagaaatttgaattcccagaattacatttgctagtcccatatctttcatgtcgaaccttgatttcaacatgtcctttgtagatttgataactttatcattgcttccagcaataagtagatcatctacatatagtgtcatcatgacatagccattgtcattctccttgacatagctgttctcgttatccttgtaataggcacagctatcacattcattgattttgaaaccattggccagcacgacctcatcaaatttttcatgccatttcataggcgcttgtttcaaaccatacaatgatttcaccaatctacacactttcctttcttgtcctgggacaacaaacccttcaggttgttccatatagatttcttcatctatgtctccatttaggaaagctgttttcacatccatttgatgtacagttagattacgcattgcagcaatagcaaacatcatccttatggacgttattctcgttacaggagaatatgtatcaaagtaatcaaggcctttttgttgcttgtatcctttaattacaagtctggccttatacttatcaatagtgccatcagttttcaacttcttcttgaaaacccacttgctacctaatggtttgcaaccagttggcaagtccactaattcccaagtatgattttgcataattgaatcaacttcattcttgatggcctctttccacataggtccatcaggtgaggtaaccgcctccttataagtttttgggtcaccttcttcgagcaaataggtcataaaatcagacccataggatttctccgttcgttgtcttttgctccttctcactacccccacattttcgtcttcactttcgtcactctcattatcgtcatctacagactcatgagatcgtttagacgtcgtaggttgttggtttcctggattacagggaaacatcgtctcaaaaaatgaggcatttcttgattccataatggtattcttttgaatatcaggaatcttggattcatgaacaagaaaccgatatgcagtgctgtgtggaggatatccgatgaagacacaattcacagtcttaggacctatcttcaccttcttcggtgtagggatcagtacctttgcaaggcacccccacactttcaggtgttggtaacttggtttctttttcttccacatttcataaggacttacatccttattcttgcgcatcgtaatatttaaaatattatttgcgcttaagatggcttctccccacatcgattgtgggagcccagagcttaacaacatcgcattcatcatctctttcagagtgcgattcttcctttcagccacaccatttgactgaggggagtatggtgcagtgacctcatggattataccatgttgtgaacagaattccccaaacggttcaacatattcacctccacgatcacttcgtatcgttttgattttctctctatagcttcgtctttgcttttcaacaaatatacatagcagtattttgtacaatcatcaatgaatgtaataaaatacttgtttcctcctcttgttggagcgaattttaaatcacatatgtcgctatgtattaggtctagcactttggtgttcctttccacacgtttaaatgatgatctcgttaattttgcctcaacacaagtctcacacttatgttttggatcgatagtaagtttaggtatgtattcttttgcacttaaacgtcgtaaagtgtcataatttacatgtcctaatctagcatgccataaattaggagactcaagcaagtaagcagaagaattcttcatttcattatcgtccttaacggacattacattgagcttaaaaagcccatcagttaaataacccttgcctacaaacataccactcttagacaaaataactttatctgactctattacaatgcgaaagccatgcttattcaacagagaaccagacacaaggttcttgcgaatatcaggcacataaagtacattcttcaaagtcagattcttcccagaggtcatcttcaggatcaccgtgccttcaccctcaatggtagaagttgctgaattccccatgtagagtttctcaccagcatcggaagctttgaggctagagaaaaccgccttgtctgagcaaacatgcctagtagcaccagtatcaatccaccattcacgtggattagaaccgaccaggttcacttcagagaccgtagcacagaggtctatgtcacccatctccttggagatattctctaccatgtttgcttctttcttcttgttgggcttcttgggcttcttgcagtcagaagacctatgaccaactttatcacagttgtagcacttcccttgaaatttcgacttcgaaatccctcccttgggtgccagctttgcccctttaccagaattagccttcttgggcttggagctttgagcatgctccaccatgtttgccttctcagtggcaacgttaactttcttctcggaccctctgttgtcttcttcaatacgaagcctaacaataagatcctccatagacatctcctttcgcttgtgcttaaggtagttcttgaaatctttccatccaggtggaagcttttcaataacagcagcaacttggaaagactcacttatgaccattccctcagcatgaatgtcatgaatgatcacctgcagttcctgcacctgactgaccacagtcttagagtctgccatcttataatcaagaaagcggccaacaatccacttctttgccccagcgtcctcggttttatacttatggtcaagtgactcccataagaccttagctgttggctttgcgctgtatacgttatacaacgagtcagacaaacaatttaacacatagttccgacagatgtagtcggagtgcttccaagcatcagcagcatacacagtctgcatgttactctcagcagtgagcaacggtggttcttccttaaggaagcggtccatatgcaacgtggtcagataaaagtgcatcttttgttgccaacgtttgaagttcgttccgttgaacttctcaggtttttcagcatgtgcagcaggcacagttggcataacaggtgcagcaggcaccacgggtggaacagatggtacgtgcgtctgtactacaggtgtatgcacaccagtaggcaccgcaggtatgatcggaggagtgaatcctgccgatatctgtccaagagaaacactaaactgtccaatgacagtgtgtcccacaggcacatgtcccgaaggcacatgtcccgaaggcacatgtccaacaggcgtttgacccccatcagatcgtacgatccgtgcgttagggttaatcggctgctggtgaaccccatcagatccagtgatctgtgcgttgggatcagccgtcatgttcatcgaatcgttcacagtttggttctccatcgatctgttactcaacaaaacaagcagatacagatgtatcagtcacagatgtatataaaataaatagctttaagattgtgaaaacaatctgcgattaatacaaataatcaaacaagtgtgtgcgtgagtaaacgaaatcaaacggaggaagaaaagatataaacagaagagagatcctcgagtccagttgaaactgtctccttaaagctatttcgcctctcaccgtatgtgcgagtcgatagcctcccaggataaaacgaggtagcggcggcgttacggataacgagcaccttcagcgagcttgaacgggcacgaaactatcaccgagagagagagatttgtgtttagagacgaatatgtttttggtgtgtctaaccctaacgccttagaggtgtttatataggtgtagatagacttgtgcgctactcttttccataattaaatatcattaattatggaatcggtgtaatacttgcaagctactctattccataaataatctgaaacagaatcagattgaatatatcaagacatacaccatatcaattaatctgaaacaaaatcaaattaatttatgccataatatttgagccaaattctaatggaaaataataatttccattattaagagaatatcatcatatctcacacatcttttagtcataatgctcaaaaatatgacttaccaatatgggacttatacccatattttccaacagtATTTATAGTACACGAGATTACAAGGATAAGGATATCTAAATACATAATACTTATCAAGATGTACATTTGACAGGATATGTGAACTGATAATGTAAATCATAATTGATAGTTTGTTGTAGAATCAGTTCTTCATTATCTATTGTTGACGTCGCTTTGTCGTGCATTTGTGTCACGTGCCTGGGTATTATCACTGTCAACACATAATGTTCTAACAGTGTGTTACTATATCCTGATGATGTTATCTAAGATGTTGTACCTTCTGAACTACCAACATATTATTACAACGAGAAATGAATGAACAAAATTGCAACCTTTTGTATCTTCAAATTGTTCTGGATAATGCATGAGTAAAAAGGCTGTGACAGTGGAGTAGAAGTTTCAGGTAAGTGCACGTTGTTCAGTGGAGATTGCTTTTCCGTGCTTTTCAGCAAGTTCTCGCAAGGGTATACGTAGCATGTGGATGGGGAAACCACTCGCAAATGGAACCATTGTGATCTCCATTAAGAGAATGATCTCCTTGGTTCTGAATAGAGAAGATAAAATTTGTCAAATATACAACAAACAAGGATAAGAGAATCCATGGCTAACATAATGTCTTCATTTTTTGTT carries:
- the LOC141691986 gene encoding BAHD acyltransferase DCR-like; amino-acid sequence: MEPNVLKVNFLSKSYVKPKKSIGRKVCQLITYDLPYLSIQYPQKILIYRGVHLEHMVQKLKDGLSVVLQDFYQLAGNLERDEDGVVRVEYDDDSNGVELVVASLEARTVSEVMDAESANDLINLVPLTGVYNLEGFNRPLLAIQLTKLKDGLVLGCAFNHGVLDGTSVWHFMTSWADTCNRSQTLLIPPFHNRTAARNIRVPFKFQPPKADLPLVRDKIFKFSNLKIEEMKSIVNSNPPETSNPVSTFQVLSSHTWRAITRARQLKPDDHSVLTVFADIRKRINPPMPKSYFGNLIQAAFIVSTVGLLLTQPPLYSAKLIQKAIALTDAKAIDETAKLFEKSPKIFKLEDAGPNSVLMSSSPRFKVYSVDFGWGRPESVRSGINNRFDGMVFLHEGKSGGKSIDVDISLQANTMKKLEADREFLMEP